A genomic region of Mesorhizobium sp. NZP2077 contains the following coding sequences:
- a CDS encoding stage II sporulation protein M, whose product MTLPTGTDAVRQSLASFRQEREADWKAFEALLSRAERRAPRTLSEEELLSLPLLYRSALSSLSVARATSLDSALIAYLEALSLRGYFYLYGARRGLRQRVGDFFLRDWPAAIRDLWRETWVSVGLTVIGAIAAYWLVASDSRWYDAIIAPSLAGGRNPDSSAEALRSVLYDSGGSHFLSGFAAYLFIHNTQVAILAFALGFAFAVPSVLIILMNGCMLGALFQVYAAKGLGFELGGWLSIHGTTELFAIALAGAAGMRIGTRIAFPGDLTRMAAAAQAGRVAATAMVGVMVMLLFAGLLEGIGRQTITSDAVRYAIGCGMLTLWIAYFYLFRMVRHGNG is encoded by the coding sequence ATGACGCTGCCCACCGGCACCGATGCCGTACGCCAGTCGCTGGCAAGCTTTCGCCAGGAACGCGAGGCCGACTGGAAGGCGTTCGAGGCGCTGCTTTCACGGGCCGAAAGACGCGCACCGCGTACGCTCTCGGAAGAAGAGCTGCTGTCGCTGCCACTGCTCTACCGTTCGGCGCTGTCCTCGCTGTCGGTGGCGCGCGCGACGTCCCTCGACAGCGCGCTGATCGCCTATCTGGAGGCGCTCAGCCTGCGCGGCTATTTCTATCTCTATGGCGCACGGCGCGGCCTGAGGCAGCGCGTCGGCGATTTCTTCCTGCGCGACTGGCCGGCGGCAATCCGCGATCTGTGGCGCGAGACCTGGGTGTCGGTCGGGCTGACGGTGATCGGCGCGATTGCCGCCTACTGGCTGGTGGCCTCCGACAGCCGCTGGTACGACGCCATCATTGCGCCCAGCCTCGCCGGCGGGCGCAATCCGGACTCGTCGGCAGAGGCTCTGCGCAGCGTGCTTTACGACAGCGGCGGCAGCCATTTCCTGTCCGGCTTTGCCGCCTATCTCTTCATCCACAACACGCAGGTGGCGATCCTGGCTTTCGCGCTGGGCTTCGCCTTCGCGGTGCCCAGCGTGCTGATCATCCTGATGAACGGATGTATGCTGGGCGCGCTGTTCCAGGTCTACGCGGCCAAGGGATTGGGCTTCGAGCTTGGCGGCTGGCTGTCGATCCACGGCACGACGGAATTGTTCGCTATCGCCCTGGCTGGCGCGGCAGGCATGCGGATAGGCACGCGCATAGCCTTCCCCGGCGACCTGACCCGGATGGCCGCTGCAGCCCAGGCCGGGCGGGTGGCGGCGACCGCCATGGTCGGCGTCATGGTGATGCTTCTGTTTGCCGGCCTGCTCGAAGGCATCGGCCGGCAAACGATCACCAGCGATGCGGTGCGCTACGCCATTGGCTGCGGCATGCTGACGCTATGGATCGCCTATTTCTACCTGTTCCGGATGGTGCGGCATGGCAACGGCTAG
- a CDS encoding RDD family protein, whose translation MATARNPAALIRPLITPEGVDLKVKLADAGTRAAAFLLDVVIIVAAAIAVTLVVIFGLGGLGVKEAEPLFIVWMILIFLLRNAYFIAFEAGRRAATPGKRIVGVRVASRSGAGLTIDQVIARNLMREIEVFLPLSIIAGRGGAGVADTLSTIFGLVWALLFSLFLLFNRDRLRIGDLLAGTWVVETPKFKLVEDLSQRQDPIAKRFHFNPAQLDAYGIAELHKLEEVLRRDDYFAMKAVAETISRKIGAKVEPIDSKAFLTAYYGELRAHLERKLLLGNRKVDKYAR comes from the coding sequence ATGGCAACGGCTAGGAATCCTGCCGCGCTGATAAGGCCGCTGATCACACCGGAAGGTGTCGACCTCAAGGTCAAGCTGGCGGACGCCGGCACGCGAGCCGCGGCCTTCCTGCTCGATGTGGTGATCATTGTCGCTGCCGCTATTGCGGTCACCCTCGTCGTCATCTTCGGCCTCGGCGGCCTTGGCGTGAAGGAGGCGGAGCCGCTCTTCATCGTCTGGATGATCTTGATCTTCTTGCTGCGCAACGCCTATTTCATCGCCTTCGAGGCGGGGCGGCGGGCCGCGACGCCCGGCAAGCGGATCGTCGGCGTGCGGGTCGCCTCGCGCAGCGGCGCGGGTCTCACCATCGATCAGGTCATCGCGCGCAACCTGATGCGCGAGATCGAGGTATTCCTGCCGCTGTCGATCATTGCCGGGCGCGGCGGCGCCGGCGTCGCCGACACGCTGTCGACGATTTTCGGCCTGGTGTGGGCACTGTTGTTTTCGCTGTTTCTGTTGTTCAACCGCGACCGGCTGCGCATTGGCGACCTGCTTGCCGGAACCTGGGTGGTGGAGACGCCGAAATTCAAACTGGTCGAGGACCTTTCGCAGCGGCAAGACCCGATTGCCAAGCGCTTCCATTTCAACCCGGCGCAGCTCGACGCCTATGGCATCGCCGAGTTGCACAAGCTGGAAGAAGTGCTGCGCCGCGACGACTATTTCGCGATGAAAGCGGTGGCGGAAACGATCAGCCGCAAGATTGGTGCGAAGGTCGAGCCGATCGACTCAAAGGCCTTCCTTACCGCCTATTACGGCGAGCTCAGGGCGCATCTCGAGCGCAAGCTTCTGCTGGGGAATCGCAAAGTGGACAAATATGCGCGGTAG
- a CDS encoding D-lyxose/D-mannose family sugar isomerase — protein sequence MKRSAINDIIREADAFIRSFGYIMPPFAYWSPEEMKARQVDSSAIFTSRLGWDITDYGQEKFRELGLFLFTVRNGRYEDMKKGMGMLYAEKIMISRKGQLSPMHRHNIKAEDIINRGGGKLVLELFMHDRDGGIDPKAEVSVPVDGTIHRLPAGGLLKLDPGQSVTLLPGVWHAFWAEGKDVLIGEVSTVNDDLTDNVFRETIGRFSNIDEDVAPVHLLVADYEKWLG from the coding sequence ATGAAACGCTCTGCCATCAACGATATCATCCGCGAAGCCGACGCTTTCATCCGCTCGTTCGGCTACATCATGCCGCCCTTCGCCTATTGGTCGCCCGAGGAGATGAAGGCGCGTCAGGTCGATTCTTCGGCGATCTTCACCTCGCGGCTCGGCTGGGACATCACCGACTACGGCCAGGAGAAGTTTAGGGAACTCGGCCTTTTCCTGTTCACCGTGCGCAACGGCCGCTATGAGGACATGAAGAAGGGCATGGGCATGCTCTACGCCGAGAAGATCATGATCTCGCGCAAGGGCCAGCTGTCGCCGATGCACCGCCACAACATCAAGGCCGAGGACATCATCAACCGTGGCGGCGGCAAGCTGGTTCTGGAACTGTTCATGCACGATCGCGACGGCGGCATCGATCCCAAGGCCGAGGTGTCGGTCCCCGTTGATGGAACCATCCATCGGCTGCCGGCGGGCGGCCTGCTGAAGCTCGACCCGGGCCAGAGCGTCACGCTGCTGCCCGGCGTTTGGCACGCCTTCTGGGCCGAGGGCAAGGACGTGCTGATCGGAGAGGTCTCGACCGTCAATGACGATCTCACCGACAATGTGTTTCGCGAGACGATCGGCCGTTTCTCCAACATCGACGAGGATGTCGCCCCCGTGCACCTGCTGGTGGCCGACTATGAAAAGTGGCTGGGGTAG
- a CDS encoding D-TA family PLP-dependent enzyme has translation MPTIHDLDTPSILIDAARAEANIARAQAHADRSGLKLRPHIKTHKLPYWAKKQVAAGAVGITCQKIGEAEVMADAGLSDIFLPYNILGRAKLQRLKALHGRVTLSVTADSTDTLEGLAAAFTDAGHPLPVLVECDTGMGRCGVQTADEALALARLIDKASGLTFGGLMTYPAAGRAVEAEAWLATAKQALTASGLACERVSSGGTPDMWRSADASVVTEYRPGTYIYLDRYQVAKGVGTLDDCALTVLSTVVSRPTPTRAILDAGSKALSSDTLGLKDFGELLGNPDARVTGLSEEHGTVTLSGNAKLRIGERVRVVPDHCCVVTNLFNEVNLIDGDKVLETLPVAARGLMA, from the coding sequence ATGCCGACGATCCACGACCTCGATACGCCGTCGATCCTGATCGACGCCGCACGCGCCGAAGCCAACATTGCCCGCGCACAGGCCCATGCCGACAGGAGCGGACTGAAGCTCAGGCCGCACATCAAGACGCACAAGCTGCCCTATTGGGCGAAGAAGCAGGTGGCGGCGGGTGCCGTCGGCATCACCTGCCAGAAGATCGGCGAGGCCGAGGTGATGGCCGATGCCGGGTTGTCCGACATCTTTCTCCCCTACAACATCCTCGGCCGCGCCAAGCTGCAACGGCTGAAGGCGCTGCACGGTCGCGTCACCCTGTCGGTCACGGCGGACAGCACGGATACCCTGGAAGGACTGGCGGCGGCTTTCACCGATGCCGGCCACCCACTGCCGGTGCTGGTCGAATGCGACACCGGCATGGGCCGCTGTGGTGTGCAGACGGCCGATGAAGCTCTTGCGCTGGCAAGGCTGATCGACAAGGCCAGTGGCCTGACCTTCGGCGGGCTGATGACCTATCCGGCCGCCGGCCGCGCGGTGGAGGCCGAGGCCTGGCTCGCCACCGCCAAGCAGGCGCTGACCGCTTCGGGTCTTGCCTGCGAGCGCGTCTCCAGCGGCGGCACGCCTGACATGTGGCGCTCCGCCGATGCTTCCGTCGTCACCGAATATCGCCCCGGCACCTACATCTATCTCGACCGCTATCAGGTCGCCAAAGGCGTCGGCACCTTGGACGATTGCGCGCTGACGGTGCTGTCGACGGTGGTCAGCCGCCCGACGCCAACACGCGCCATTCTCGATGCCGGCAGCAAGGCGCTTTCCAGTGATACACTTGGCCTGAAGGATTTTGGCGAGTTGCTCGGCAACCCCGACGCAAGGGTCACCGGGCTCAGCGAAGAACACGGCACTGTCACGCTTTCCGGTAACGCGAAGCTGCGCATTGGTGAGCGTGTGCGCGTGGTGCCCGACCATTGCTGCGTCGTCACCAATTTGTTCAACGAGGTCAACCTGATCGATGGCGACAAGGTGCTGGAAACGCTGCCGGTGGCAGCGCGCGGGCTGATGGCCTGA
- a CDS encoding heme ABC transporter permease — protein sequence MSDTTSRLTGWMDLANPTRFVGLADKVVPWLATIAALILAVGLYMSFAAPEDFQQGITVRIMYIHVPFAWLAMMCYTLMAVSALGTLVWRHPLADVALKSAAPIGAVFTALALITGSIWGKPMWGTWWVWDARLTSVFVLFLMYLGIIALTRALDDASRAAWAAAIITLVGFINIPIIKFSVDWWNTLHQPASVFRLGGPTIDPSLLWPLLVMALGFTVLFFALHLMAMRTEIRRRRVMAMRRVAARQAERQPA from the coding sequence ATGAGCGACACGACTTCACGCCTGACCGGCTGGATGGACCTTGCCAACCCGACGCGGTTCGTCGGGCTGGCCGACAAGGTCGTGCCATGGCTGGCAACGATCGCCGCACTCATCCTTGCCGTCGGCCTCTATATGAGCTTCGCGGCGCCCGAGGATTTCCAGCAAGGCATCACGGTCCGCATCATGTACATCCACGTGCCTTTCGCCTGGCTCGCCATGATGTGCTACACGCTGATGGCGGTCTCGGCGCTTGGCACGCTGGTCTGGCGCCATCCGTTGGCCGATGTCGCGCTGAAATCGGCGGCTCCCATCGGCGCCGTCTTCACCGCACTGGCGCTGATCACCGGTTCGATCTGGGGCAAGCCGATGTGGGGCACCTGGTGGGTGTGGGACGCGCGGTTGACCTCGGTGTTCGTGCTGTTCCTGATGTATCTCGGCATCATCGCGCTGACCCGTGCGCTCGACGATGCCAGCCGCGCCGCCTGGGCCGCCGCCATCATCACGCTGGTCGGCTTCATCAACATCCCGATCATCAAATTCTCAGTCGACTGGTGGAATACATTGCACCAGCCGGCCTCGGTGTTCCGGCTCGGCGGACCAACCATCGACCCCAGCCTGCTCTGGCCGCTGCTGGTCATGGCTTTAGGCTTCACCGTGCTGTTCTTCGCGCTGCACCTGATGGCGATGCGCACCGAAATCCGCCGCCGCCGGGTGATGGCCATGCGGCGGGTGGCGGCGCGGCAGGCCGAGCGGCAACCGGCCTGA
- a CDS encoding glucan ABC transporter ATP-binding protein/ permease: MSLLQIYWRALGYLASDKRRVALICGANVALAAIAIVESILFGRVIDAISSHGPVFSMLALWAGLGVFSVVAFVLVARGADRFAHARRSEVLCQSFERVITMPLAWHHQRGTSNALHTLLRAVETLFSLWLEFMRQHLSTAVTLVLLVPTALSMDVRMSMVLLALGVLYVGIGRLVMKRTKAGQAAVERHYHKVFAHVTDSVSNVAVLQSYNRLGHEAETLRRYVRNLLDAQNPVLDWWAIANALQRLSSTISMMVVLIIGAYLVTHGQLRVGDVVAFTGFATLLISRLDQLSAFANQISEARAKLEEFYKLEDSAADAAEPDGLRDLTNVTGHVRFEDVGFEFANSGQGVSDVSFEVQAGQTVAIVGPTGAGKTTLINLLQRVFSPSSGRILIDGIDTRTVSRKSLRHSIATVFQDAGLLNRSIEDNIRVGRAEATNDEIHAAATAAAAQDFILAKSNGYDTVVGERGGQLSGGERQRIAIARAVLKDAPILVLDEATSALDVETEDRVKEAIDELRRDRTTFIIAHRLTTVRDADLVVFMDKGRVVEMGGFAELSLRNGRFASLLRAGGLLNDEEVRRLSRSVQDAAA; this comes from the coding sequence GTGTCACTTCTGCAGATCTATTGGAGAGCGCTGGGCTATCTGGCATCCGACAAGAGGCGCGTCGCGCTGATTTGCGGCGCCAATGTCGCGCTGGCCGCGATTGCGATCGTTGAGTCGATCCTGTTTGGTCGAGTGATCGACGCTATCTCCAGCCACGGTCCGGTTTTTTCAATGCTCGCTCTCTGGGCCGGCCTCGGCGTCTTCAGTGTCGTTGCCTTTGTGCTTGTGGCGCGCGGCGCCGATCGCTTTGCCCATGCCCGCCGCTCGGAAGTGCTCTGCCAGTCCTTTGAACGCGTGATCACCATGCCGCTGGCCTGGCATCATCAGCGCGGAACTTCCAACGCCTTGCACACGCTGTTGCGCGCGGTCGAGACGCTGTTCAGCCTATGGCTCGAATTCATGCGCCAGCATTTGTCCACGGCCGTTACGCTGGTCCTGCTGGTGCCGACGGCACTCAGCATGGATGTGCGCATGTCGATGGTGCTGCTCGCGCTTGGCGTGCTCTATGTCGGCATCGGCCGGCTGGTAATGAAGCGCACCAAGGCAGGCCAGGCAGCCGTCGAGCGCCACTACCACAAGGTGTTCGCGCATGTGACCGACTCGGTCAGCAACGTCGCCGTGCTGCAGAGCTACAATCGCCTTGGCCACGAGGCCGAGACGCTGCGCCGTTATGTCAGGAACCTGCTCGACGCGCAAAACCCCGTGCTCGACTGGTGGGCGATCGCCAATGCGCTGCAGCGGCTGTCCTCGACCATATCGATGATGGTCGTGCTGATCATCGGCGCCTATCTGGTCACCCATGGCCAGCTGCGCGTCGGCGACGTTGTTGCCTTCACCGGCTTCGCAACGCTGCTCATCTCCCGTCTCGACCAGCTGTCGGCTTTCGCCAACCAGATTTCGGAGGCCCGCGCCAAGCTCGAGGAATTCTACAAGCTCGAAGACTCGGCTGCCGATGCCGCCGAGCCGGATGGCCTGCGCGACCTCACCAACGTCACCGGCCATGTCCGTTTCGAGGATGTCGGCTTCGAATTCGCCAATTCGGGGCAGGGCGTCAGCGACGTGTCCTTCGAGGTTCAGGCCGGCCAGACCGTTGCCATTGTCGGACCGACAGGGGCCGGCAAGACCACGCTCATCAATCTGCTGCAGCGCGTCTTCTCGCCGTCCAGCGGCCGCATCCTGATCGACGGCATCGATACTCGCACCGTGAGCCGCAAGTCGCTGCGCCATTCGATCGCCACCGTGTTCCAGGATGCCGGGCTGCTCAACCGCTCGATCGAGGACAACATCCGTGTCGGCCGTGCCGAAGCGACCAATGACGAGATCCATGCCGCTGCCACCGCGGCGGCCGCACAGGACTTCATCCTGGCCAAGAGCAATGGCTACGACACGGTGGTCGGCGAACGTGGCGGCCAGCTGTCTGGTGGCGAGCGCCAGCGCATCGCCATCGCCCGCGCGGTGCTTAAGGATGCCCCGATCCTGGTGCTCGACGAGGCGACCAGCGCGCTTGATGTCGAGACCGAGGACCGGGTCAAGGAAGCGATCGACGAGCTGCGGCGCGACCGCACCACCTTCATCATCGCCCACCGCTTGACCACCGTTCGCGACGCCGACCTGGTCGTGTTCATGGACAAGGGCAGGGTGGTCGAAATGGGTGGCTTCGCCGAACTGTCGCTGCGCAACGGCCGCTTCGCCAGCCTGCTGCGCGCCGGCGGCCTGCTCAACGACGAGGAAGTCCGCCGCCTCAGCCGCTCCGTGCAGGACGCGGCCGCGTAA